A region of Triplophysa dalaica isolate WHDGS20190420 chromosome 18, ASM1584641v1, whole genome shotgun sequence DNA encodes the following proteins:
- the grm6a gene encoding glutamate receptor, metabotropic 6a isoform X2 produces the protein MTSHTLPLSIGRLVGMIWASSWISWPHLLWMFWAWLSPCSWAHQQTHPHSIKIPGDITLGGLFPVHARGPAGVACGEIKKEKGIHRMEAMLYALDQINSDPELLPNITLGARILDTCSRDTYALEQSLTFVQALIQKDTSDIRCSNGELPIIRKPERVVGVIGASGSSVSIMVANVLRLFEIPQISYASTAPELSDNNRYDFFSRVVPPDSYQAQAMVDIVKALGWNYVSTLASEGNYGESGVDAFVQISREAGLCIAQSLKIPREPKPGEFDKIIRRLMETPNARGVIIFAHEDDIKQVLEAAKKSNLTGHFKFVGSDSWGAKSSPILDQEEVAEGAVTILPKRASVEGFDLYFTSRSLENNRRNIWFAEFWEDDFRCKLTRPGIKIDPEKKKCTGEERINRDSHYEQEGKVQFVIDAVYAMAHALHNMHQDLCPGATGVCDKMDPVEGRMLLSYIRSVNFNGSAGTAVLFNENGDAPGRYDIFQYQMTNTTNPGYRVIGQWTNNLRLDVEDMQWGDGSRQIPDSVCSFPCFSGERKKMVKGVPCCWHCELCDGYQYQADELNCEMCPFDMRPTPNRTACRPTPIIKLEWHSAWAIIPLFLAILGILATLFVIITFIRFNDTPIVRAAGRELSYVLLTGIFLIYLITFLMIAEPETVVCAFRRMLLGLGMSITYSAMLTKTNRIYRIFEQGKKSVTPPKFISPTSQLVITFVLISVQVVGVFVWFGVVPPHTIVDYEELRPPNPELARGILKCDMSDLSLICCLSYSILLMVTCTVYAVKSRGVPETFNEAKPIGFTMYTTCIVWLAFVPIFFGTAQSTEKMFIQTTTLTVSMSLSASVSLGMLYIPKVYVIVLHPEQNVQKRKRSFKAVVQAATMSSRLSQKSLNDKQNGETKIEPDRTQ, from the exons atgacatcacacacacttcCGTTGTCGATAGGCCGTCTGGTCGGGATGATCTGGGCTTCAAGCTGGATCTCATGGCCACACCTCCTGTGGATGTTCTGGGCGTGGCTGAGCCCATGTTCCTGGGCCCACcaacaaacacacccacattcTATCAAGATCCCTGGGGACATCACCTTGGGGGGGCTTTTTCCAGTCCACGCCAGAGGCCCTGCGGGAGTCGCGTGCGGGGAAATCAAGAAGGAGAAAGGAATCCATCGTATGGAGGCCATGCTGTACGCACTGGACCAGATCAACAGCGACCCCGAACTGCTTCCCAACATCACGCTCGGGGCTCGGATTCTCGACACGTGTTCTAGGGACACTTATGCGCTAGAGCAGTCCCTCACGTTTGTCCAAGCGCTAATTCAGAAAGACACATCTGACATTCGCTGCTCCAACGGTGAACTGCCAATCATACGCAAGCCAGAGCGCGTGGTGGGCGTGATAGGGGCATCGGGCAGCTCGGTGTCCATCATGGTGGCCAATGTGCTGCGGTTGTTTGAG ATCCCCCAGATCAGTTATGCCTCCACAGCTCCTGAACTAAGCGACAATAACCGCTACGACTTCTTCTCACGGGTGGTACCGCCAGACTCGTACCAGGCCCAAGCTATGGTCGACATCGTGAAGGCGCTGGGCTGGAACTACGTGTCCACTTTAGCATCAGAGGGGAACTATGGCGAAAGCGGCGTTGATGCCTTCGTTCAGATCTCTCGAGAGGCAG GTCTGTGCATCGCCCAGTCTTTGAAGATCCCACGAGAGCCCAAACCCGGAGAGTTTGACAAGATCATTAGGCGATTAATGGAGACCCCCAACGCCCGAGGTGTCATCATTTTCGCCCATGAGGATGACATCAA GCAGGTTTTGGAGGCAGCAAAAAAGTCAAATTTGACCGGTCACTTTAAGTTTGTGGGATCAGACAGCTGGGGGGCAAAGAGCTCTCCAATCCTGGACCAGGAGGAGGTTGCAGAGGGTGCCGTCACCATTCTGCCCAAAAGAGCATCTGTTGAAG GATTTGACCTGTACTTCACCTCTCGATCCCTGGAGAACAACCGCAGAAATATCTGGTTCGCTGAATTCTGGGAAGACGATTTCAGGTGCAAGCTGACACGTCCCGGTATCAAGATCGACCCAGAGAAGAAGAAATGCACAG GCGAGGAACGCATCAACCGCGATTCCCATTACGAGCAGGAAGGAAAGGTCCAGTTTGTAATCGATGCAGTATATGCCATGGCTCATGCTTTACACAACATGCACCAGGATTTGTGCCCGGGAGCTACGGGCGTGTGCGATAAGATGGATCCGGTGGAGGGACGGATGCTGCTCAGTTACATCCGCTCAGTAAACTTCAACG GTAGTGCCGGAACAGCGGTTCTGTTTAATGAAAACGGCGATGCTCCTGGACGTTACGACATCTTTCAGTACCAGATGACCAACACCACCAATCCAGGATACAGAGTCATCGGCCAATGGACCAATAACCTGCGACTCGAT GTGGAGGACATGCAGTGGGGCGATGGATCCCGTCAGATCCCGGATTCCGTGTGCAGTTTTCCCTGTTTTTCCGGCGAGAGGAAGAAGATGGTGAAGGGTGTGCCCTGCTGCTGGCACTGTGAACTCTGCGATGGCTATCAGTACCAAGCCGACGAGTTGAACTGCGAGATGTGTCCCTTCGACATGCGTCCGACCCCCAATCGCACGGCGTGCCGGCCCACCCCCATCATCAAACTAGAGTGGCATTCGGCCTGGGCCATCATCCCTCTATTCTTGGCCATTCTGGGCATCCTGGCCACGCTGTTCGTCATCATCACCTTTATCCGCTTCAACGACACGCCTATCGTGAGAGCCGCGGGACGCGAGCTCAGCTACGTGCTCCTGACGGGAATCTTCCTCATCTACCTCATCACGTTCCTCATGATCGCGGAGCCTGAGACGGTGGTGTGTGCTTTCCGCAGGATGCTACTGGGTCTGGGCATGTCCATTACGTACTCCGCCATGCTCACCAAGACCAATCGCATTTATCGCATCTTCGAGCAGGGCAAAAAGTCTGTCACGCCGCCAAAATTCATCAGCCCCACATCGCAACTTGTGATTACCTTTGTACTGATCTCAGTGCAG GTCGTGGGTGTTTTTGTCTGGTTCGGCGTGGTGCCCCCGCACACCATCGTGGACTACGAAGAACTGCGGCCTCCCAATCCAGAGCTGGCGCGTGGCATCCTGAAGTGCGACATGTCTGACCTGTCACTCATCTGTTGTCTGAGCTACAGCATCTTGCTGATGGTCACCTGCACTGTCTATGCCGTCAAGAGCAGGGGTGTGCCCGAGACCTTCAACGAAGCCAAGCCAATCGGCTTTACCATGTACACCACATGCATTGTTTGGCTGGCGTTTGTGCCTATTTTCTTTGGCACGGCACAGTCCACAGAAAAG ATGTTCATCCAGACGACGACACTGACCGTGTCCATGAGTCTCAGTGCCTCCGTGTCTCTGGGGATGCTCTACATACCTAAAGTCTACGTCATCGTCTTACACCCGGAGCAGAACGTGCAGAAACGCAAGCGCAGCTTCAAGGCCGTCGTCCAAGCCGCCACCATGTCCTCGCGGCTCTCGCAGAAATCCCTCAATGACAAGCAGAACGGAGAGACCAAGATCGAGCCAGACAGGACTCAGTAG
- the grm6a gene encoding glutamate receptor, metabotropic 6a isoform X1, translating into MTSHTLPLSIGRLVGMIWASSWISWPHLLWMFWAWLSPCSWAHQQTHPHSIKIPGDITLGGLFPVHARGPAGVACGEIKKEKGIHRMEAMLYALDQINSDPELLPNITLGARILDTCSRDTYALEQSLTFVQALIQKDTSDIRCSNGELPIIRKPERVVGVIGASGSSVSIMVANVLRLFEIPQISYASTAPELSDNNRYDFFSRVVPPDSYQAQAMVDIVKALGWNYVSTLASEGNYGESGVDAFVQISREAGGLCIAQSLKIPREPKPGEFDKIIRRLMETPNARGVIIFAHEDDIKQVLEAAKKSNLTGHFKFVGSDSWGAKSSPILDQEEVAEGAVTILPKRASVEGFDLYFTSRSLENNRRNIWFAEFWEDDFRCKLTRPGIKIDPEKKKCTGEERINRDSHYEQEGKVQFVIDAVYAMAHALHNMHQDLCPGATGVCDKMDPVEGRMLLSYIRSVNFNGSAGTAVLFNENGDAPGRYDIFQYQMTNTTNPGYRVIGQWTNNLRLDVEDMQWGDGSRQIPDSVCSFPCFSGERKKMVKGVPCCWHCELCDGYQYQADELNCEMCPFDMRPTPNRTACRPTPIIKLEWHSAWAIIPLFLAILGILATLFVIITFIRFNDTPIVRAAGRELSYVLLTGIFLIYLITFLMIAEPETVVCAFRRMLLGLGMSITYSAMLTKTNRIYRIFEQGKKSVTPPKFISPTSQLVITFVLISVQVVGVFVWFGVVPPHTIVDYEELRPPNPELARGILKCDMSDLSLICCLSYSILLMVTCTVYAVKSRGVPETFNEAKPIGFTMYTTCIVWLAFVPIFFGTAQSTEKMFIQTTTLTVSMSLSASVSLGMLYIPKVYVIVLHPEQNVQKRKRSFKAVVQAATMSSRLSQKSLNDKQNGETKIEPDRTQ; encoded by the exons atgacatcacacacacttcCGTTGTCGATAGGCCGTCTGGTCGGGATGATCTGGGCTTCAAGCTGGATCTCATGGCCACACCTCCTGTGGATGTTCTGGGCGTGGCTGAGCCCATGTTCCTGGGCCCACcaacaaacacacccacattcTATCAAGATCCCTGGGGACATCACCTTGGGGGGGCTTTTTCCAGTCCACGCCAGAGGCCCTGCGGGAGTCGCGTGCGGGGAAATCAAGAAGGAGAAAGGAATCCATCGTATGGAGGCCATGCTGTACGCACTGGACCAGATCAACAGCGACCCCGAACTGCTTCCCAACATCACGCTCGGGGCTCGGATTCTCGACACGTGTTCTAGGGACACTTATGCGCTAGAGCAGTCCCTCACGTTTGTCCAAGCGCTAATTCAGAAAGACACATCTGACATTCGCTGCTCCAACGGTGAACTGCCAATCATACGCAAGCCAGAGCGCGTGGTGGGCGTGATAGGGGCATCGGGCAGCTCGGTGTCCATCATGGTGGCCAATGTGCTGCGGTTGTTTGAG ATCCCCCAGATCAGTTATGCCTCCACAGCTCCTGAACTAAGCGACAATAACCGCTACGACTTCTTCTCACGGGTGGTACCGCCAGACTCGTACCAGGCCCAAGCTATGGTCGACATCGTGAAGGCGCTGGGCTGGAACTACGTGTCCACTTTAGCATCAGAGGGGAACTATGGCGAAAGCGGCGTTGATGCCTTCGTTCAGATCTCTCGAGAGGCAG GAGGTCTGTGCATCGCCCAGTCTTTGAAGATCCCACGAGAGCCCAAACCCGGAGAGTTTGACAAGATCATTAGGCGATTAATGGAGACCCCCAACGCCCGAGGTGTCATCATTTTCGCCCATGAGGATGACATCAA GCAGGTTTTGGAGGCAGCAAAAAAGTCAAATTTGACCGGTCACTTTAAGTTTGTGGGATCAGACAGCTGGGGGGCAAAGAGCTCTCCAATCCTGGACCAGGAGGAGGTTGCAGAGGGTGCCGTCACCATTCTGCCCAAAAGAGCATCTGTTGAAG GATTTGACCTGTACTTCACCTCTCGATCCCTGGAGAACAACCGCAGAAATATCTGGTTCGCTGAATTCTGGGAAGACGATTTCAGGTGCAAGCTGACACGTCCCGGTATCAAGATCGACCCAGAGAAGAAGAAATGCACAG GCGAGGAACGCATCAACCGCGATTCCCATTACGAGCAGGAAGGAAAGGTCCAGTTTGTAATCGATGCAGTATATGCCATGGCTCATGCTTTACACAACATGCACCAGGATTTGTGCCCGGGAGCTACGGGCGTGTGCGATAAGATGGATCCGGTGGAGGGACGGATGCTGCTCAGTTACATCCGCTCAGTAAACTTCAACG GTAGTGCCGGAACAGCGGTTCTGTTTAATGAAAACGGCGATGCTCCTGGACGTTACGACATCTTTCAGTACCAGATGACCAACACCACCAATCCAGGATACAGAGTCATCGGCCAATGGACCAATAACCTGCGACTCGAT GTGGAGGACATGCAGTGGGGCGATGGATCCCGTCAGATCCCGGATTCCGTGTGCAGTTTTCCCTGTTTTTCCGGCGAGAGGAAGAAGATGGTGAAGGGTGTGCCCTGCTGCTGGCACTGTGAACTCTGCGATGGCTATCAGTACCAAGCCGACGAGTTGAACTGCGAGATGTGTCCCTTCGACATGCGTCCGACCCCCAATCGCACGGCGTGCCGGCCCACCCCCATCATCAAACTAGAGTGGCATTCGGCCTGGGCCATCATCCCTCTATTCTTGGCCATTCTGGGCATCCTGGCCACGCTGTTCGTCATCATCACCTTTATCCGCTTCAACGACACGCCTATCGTGAGAGCCGCGGGACGCGAGCTCAGCTACGTGCTCCTGACGGGAATCTTCCTCATCTACCTCATCACGTTCCTCATGATCGCGGAGCCTGAGACGGTGGTGTGTGCTTTCCGCAGGATGCTACTGGGTCTGGGCATGTCCATTACGTACTCCGCCATGCTCACCAAGACCAATCGCATTTATCGCATCTTCGAGCAGGGCAAAAAGTCTGTCACGCCGCCAAAATTCATCAGCCCCACATCGCAACTTGTGATTACCTTTGTACTGATCTCAGTGCAG GTCGTGGGTGTTTTTGTCTGGTTCGGCGTGGTGCCCCCGCACACCATCGTGGACTACGAAGAACTGCGGCCTCCCAATCCAGAGCTGGCGCGTGGCATCCTGAAGTGCGACATGTCTGACCTGTCACTCATCTGTTGTCTGAGCTACAGCATCTTGCTGATGGTCACCTGCACTGTCTATGCCGTCAAGAGCAGGGGTGTGCCCGAGACCTTCAACGAAGCCAAGCCAATCGGCTTTACCATGTACACCACATGCATTGTTTGGCTGGCGTTTGTGCCTATTTTCTTTGGCACGGCACAGTCCACAGAAAAG ATGTTCATCCAGACGACGACACTGACCGTGTCCATGAGTCTCAGTGCCTCCGTGTCTCTGGGGATGCTCTACATACCTAAAGTCTACGTCATCGTCTTACACCCGGAGCAGAACGTGCAGAAACGCAAGCGCAGCTTCAAGGCCGTCGTCCAAGCCGCCACCATGTCCTCGCGGCTCTCGCAGAAATCCCTCAATGACAAGCAGAACGGAGAGACCAAGATCGAGCCAGACAGGACTCAGTAG